A portion of the Magnolia sinica isolate HGM2019 chromosome 17, MsV1, whole genome shotgun sequence genome contains these proteins:
- the LOC131231418 gene encoding uncharacterized protein LOC131231418: protein MRVTPNSLPCSGTRAQPVLSTSSHERHLLNSSSSSKSFRHFVKHLHREQYRERCTMNQTKRYVLRLFMSLKYITANVVDRNNGRVVVSASSVEHALKDALECGRSCNAKAAAAVGEVLAMRLKVEGIGQRSDGGRAIHANVQKEIEKKGFKNRTKVWAIINALKSNGVNLIIDDTDSDRPH from the coding sequence ATGCGGGTAACCCCTAATTCGCTCCCGTGTTCAGGTACACGAGCCCAACCAGTGCTCTCGACCTCATCGCATGAGAGGCATCTCTTGAACTCCTCATCCTCGAGcaaatcattcaggcatttcgTCAAACACTTACATAGAGAACAATACAGAGAGAGGTGTACCATGAACCAGACGAAGCGATACGTGCTGCGGCTTTTCATGTCCCTGAAGTACATAACAGCGAACGTGGTGGACCGCAATAACGGACGCGTGGTTGTATCTGCATCGTCGGTGGAGCACGCCCTCAAGGACGCCCTGGAGTGCGGCCGCTCTTGCAATGCCAAGGCTGCAGCTGCCGTTGGAGAGGTCCTTGCCATGCGCCTCAAGGTAGAGGGCATCGGCCAAAGAAGCGATGGAGGGAGAGCAATCCACGCTAACGTGCAGAAGGAGATCGAAAAGAAGGGGTTCAAGAACCGCACCAAGGTGTGGGCCATCATCAACGCCCTCAAATCCAATGGCGTCAATCTCATCATCGACGACACCGACTCTGATCGTCCCCACTGA